Part of the Ziziphus jujuba cultivar Dongzao chromosome 8, ASM3175591v1 genome is shown below.
AGTTCAGCAATCCATTTGGATTAAATGGAGTCCTCCTCCAGCTGGTTTTGTCAAGTTGAATACTGATAGAAGTTATAAATCAAGCTTAAATTCTGCTGGTGCTGGAGGGGTTGTTAGAGATGCTAATGGCTGCTGGATTTTTGGTTTCTCAATGAATTTAAGCAGGACGAGCTGTATTCTAGCTGAACTTTGAGGCCTATATTACGCTCTCAAATTTGTTGAGGGTGAAAACTATTGTAATGTGCTTGTTGAAATGGATTCTGCTTTAGCTATCTCTTGGATCCTCAAGGGTGTTCAGGCTAATCATCCCTACTATGCTATTGTTAATAATTGCCAAGTTTTCTTTAAGAACAATCCATGGTTCTTAATTTGTCATATATAAAGAGAAAGCAATATTGTTACTGATGGACTTGCTAACTCTAGTCATACTTACAGTATTGGTCTGCATACTTTGGTTACTGCTCCTAAAAGAATTGATAATCTTGTATCTTTAGACTGCATGGGAAGGTTATCTTCACGTGAGGTCCTTCCGtagtttctttcctttttccattgtaataaaaaaaaaaaaaactgcaaattCTACTTTGAAACTCCTAAATTTCTTCTATTAATTAGCATAGGACAACTGCAGTAACGTTGGTGTgtcatttatacatattttttatttttattattattaatttattttattctttctttgttttttattattttttgtttgggctCTAGTTACGGATGAATGAAATTCATTCTCCAAATTTCTAATCCTAGttataagattatttttattttttaggagaaattaaaaataataaaatgaaattgatgatggtagatattttgattattgtggCGTGTAAGGAGGATTTCTGTGGTCTTTAGCCTGCAGTAGAATCAGATTGTCTTGCTTTTGGCTATTACAAGTGATATGATGATACtagttacatatatttttcttttcttttcttttttggttgagATATGAGTTATATTTACTtttgaaacaacaaaaataaatgcatTATTGTATATATGATGTGGTGGAACAAACCAATTATGATaagataataattatattttgtctGGTTTGTATTGGTCAGTAGGATATAtcgaattatttaaaaaaaaaaaaaaaggatatatcaaatttattttctatggaATTAAATTTGCTATTTTGCCACCCAAGAAGAGGAATAGGAAAATAAACATTTACAAccgatttttatttaaaacacgCATGGAGGATATTATAGTATTTAATATCCTTAAATCATATACCACGCAAATTCCTAATTATCTACAGATTATTAATAACCCGAAAAACTTGTGCTGATGTTCActatttatctcctttttattttatttattttggcttttctagTTACTGAAGAAATAAATTCATTctacaaattaatttctatCTATTTTTATAAGATAGATTGTTCTTATTTCTTACACATactttttttggatatttactTCTTACACATGCCAAAAGTACTAAACTTTGACATTTGATGTCTTTCTTAACAATACTGCtagaattattaaaatgttcatcaaattcatttatcaaatgatgtaacaataaataattaatttattttttaatttttttatccatttaaaaatttatttttttatatttaaattatataaaatttttaattaaaaatattttaatatatattatttgataaatattttaatacctataataatattattggaaGATATAACATATGTTAATGGTTAGAAAGGCAAGTCAGTGGTGGCAAGATATCTCAGTTTTTTAAATTTGGGTCCCAAGCACACATGTCCTTTATGATCATTTGGGGTTGAGGCCCTAATAAACAGGGCTGCTTGGCCCATATATATGTGGGTGATGATTCtgttctcattattattattattattattaaaagtaatatatacttttttttatatattattacatatttataagtttataattattttttattatcttttgtgttattaatcattaattaagtatatttttgtaaattatatttatttaaatatttttgtttataatatatttttgattttttggtaaaataaattttttatttgagtttaacaTAATGAGTAATTATGTCATGAGTTATACAAGaatttaatgaataaattgaaatttaaatattttaatacgaAAATTTAAcggttgaaatttaaattaaagaaCTTTAACACTACACGACACGATAGGACACTTTGCAAAAGTTAAGTGTGGTGGTTTTGGCTTCAGATCAAATATCACTTAtactatcaaatatatatacatatatattatagtttataATATCTCTTTAActtatttaaatgaaataaataattcaattcgAATAATAACAAGGGaagaatttaaattaataaaaataaaaataaaaaagcgcAGACCGTGGAACATAATACTTAAATTTCCGCACAACTATTCCACATTAGTAGAAAAATAAACGTTTCCGACCAACTTTTATTTAAACCAGAGTGATAGATGTACCCAATTTATTTAGTCctgcatttaattattttggggGACAAGTCACTCATCCATACATATATGATGTAGGTAATGGTGGATTAGTATTCATAGATTTCCCATAGATGATATAATAGCAGGTTTTCAGATTAACAGAGGGATAGGGGCTAATAATGGAACTGTATCCGCTAAGACCATCATAATACCGTGCAAATTTTGAATGCTTCAGTGAGCAATGCTCctttctcttttaaaaaaaaaataataataataataaataaaaattaaaaaaattaatttgggaCCCACGTAAGATCCTATGTGTGGGCCCGTTTCCTTATGAGAGACGggagcaatatatatatatatatatatatatatattttttttttttttaaaagaaaaaaataaaaaaggtgtcttaaaatttacaaaaggcAAGTCTTCCCTTCCTGTGGAACACTTGACTAAATCGTGGGATTTCTTAATAACAGTACTgtcaaaaatatattcttttaatatttgataataaatgAAGTATATTATTACATTAATTGGAGTTCAAAATCTGATAATCGTAAGCAAGTCTTCACCATATAGCTCAGGAAATTGATAGTAGATCTGTTGGTTAATAATTGTTTCATGATAAcgaaacatatttttaaaatatgttatcttttattaaatatttatcacttgttaaaattattttatttaaatatttttgttatagtatattcaaaatatttttttaataatatatttttgttattttaaaaaaataaattttataattgaatttaaCATATTAACATATTGTGTTGCGAgctaaatggaaatttaataaaCGGTTTggatatacatattttaacaaGAAAATTTAACAGGTCAAATGTGGGAAAGAAATTTTGACTACACTGACACAATATAACAGGACACTTTACCAAATTTAGGTGTGGCCCTTTTGGCTTGAGATTTATTGATTGTGGGAAACTTTGCTTTTGGTAGAAGCTTGTTCAATTTTCTTCGGTTTTTGACAGCAAATAGTTTGGAAATTACATGCGTAGAGTAGAATCGGATTGTCCAACTTTGGTTAATGATACCTCTTGTGATATTAATTGTTTTTCGAAAAGTGTGATATTAATTTTTgagtaaaaatttatataaagtcGTCGAATGGATGATATAGTGCTAAAaaccatttatatataatagatgTTAATGGCCGATTATTTTTTGACTTAACATAGTCGATAATGGAGGAACTGTTACTACTTAGACGATCATAATATATTCCACACCATCACAATACCTCGGAGTAGGCTTTATCACCGGaagaatttgattaattagcaCATCAGCCGCGATGTACCCAGTTAAAGAGGCATTAGTGGATGTCGGTATCCCAAGAAACAAACTTCTCTCATCCCTGCATCCCCGAAAGGACGTTTAGCGGTTGCGTAAGTACCACCCAGATAAGAATTCCATAACTGGTCCGCAACATGTTTCGCAACTTCGGGAGATGTTAGATTATAGTTTCCATTAGCTCCATGATGACCTTAACACCCTGGTCTTGAtaagtatttattaatttgttcgACAATATGGCTGCAATCTGGGGTGCAATGACCAGCATTCAGTACTAGGTCCTTGCCATCTCCAAATTGAGTAATTGAGGCTATGTTTATGTAAGAATAGAGCTTAGCAACAAAGGTTTCGGCTAGAGTTCCTTCGTTGTTTTCATTACCGTATTGACCCCAGTAGGAGGCTATGCCACCATCAGCGATAGAGATTTGGAGAGATTTGGAATAAGGCCAAGGTTAGGATCAGGCAAGCCACAAGAAGTTTGGTTAGTGgagccattttattttttcttttttcttttggcgaaaattttatgaatacgattgttcaaattaaatatttgtgggtACTTGTCTAATCCAACGCTTATATGTTATTTGCCAAAGGGTTCAAACCCTTTTATAGAATATAGAGAGGTTTCAAGTGCCAAATTGTAATATGATTGAATTGTAGTAAATTGTGTTAGAATAATTAGAGGAATACACATAATCAGGCTAATATATTTGATCTTTCAATGATGGAATTGAAAACTTTATTTATGTGACATTGCAACGAGGCCCACCAGGATCACCCTCTCTTTATTCTTTGGTTGacctattaaattaaagaaatcttatatttttctcatagcccaattttaaagtttaaccgaaattatctttattttataaatatattattattattgttattattattattattattttgtgtatgtTATAAAATAGATAAGGATCATTGAATTGACCCGTGGATAGCAGTATAATTATTGTTTTGACTTAAAAGAATGGGATGAGATTCAGAAAGACGCTTCCAAAATATATactaattgtttattattttgcaaattttagaatatataaaAATCCATGACAAAAAGTCTGgaataaattatattgaatgatatattttaaatcctACTACTGCACACTATTAAATGATATGAGCGATTAGGAATAATCATTTTATTCATTGCGTTCATATGTGATTATTCCATACTATGTTAAAATCTATCATTATGGAGTAGGTGTTAATGAGAAGAAACACAACTAAAACAAGAGCAAGAAATGGACGTAGACGTTGGTCGCCCTCGATGATCCACGGATATGTGGAGATCGGAAACAAAGGTTACAAGGGATAAAATAGAACACCTGCTTAAATCATTTGGACTCTATGTATCTATATAACATAGAAAAGTGGTCCTTTGAAAACTATTAAAACACGAAAAGTACACAAGAGCTGGCTGACTCAGAATCAGATGGATGGTTTTATACATAGGATTATGAAATGTGATATTtaagaataattataaattcatcaaaaaaaaatttttttaaaaaaagggctTGAAGCCACCAGGGCTTTGTAATTGGAATTTGTTATGAAAgagttttattacattttttaaattttaattaattaatgccttTCAGTTTATAGGAATTTGGGAAATGTTTTTGCATATTTAATGGTAAGCACatcgaaaaaaagaaaagggaaaataccATGTAATTACTTCCTCTAAAATTTGCCTACATTCCATCACACATATGACAATTAGTTTAAAACTATTCACTTATATTTTTGTAGGGGATATgaatgatattaattttttaatacatattgCATGAGATCGataataatattacaattgaatGATTAATATTGGAACATTATTATTGCATGAGATGGATATTATCCTAATTTGTGCTTGTTGCAGCCATTTATTTCAAATCATTTAATTCAATGAGCAAAATGAAGGACATATTATTTAATGTTACATGCTTTTCATATGATAGCTATAATTCACCTCATATGCGAGGCACACGagcttccttttttcttttttccaatttatataTCCATATGGGACCAAttaatatattgtattttatgtatttacaTGGGTTTGTGGAAATTACGAATTTCATTCGTAaaggattaattttttatttaatattaacattgcccatatttataaaaaaaagtagttttACAAAATAGATGGGTGGTGTAATATAATAAGCCACTTGACCTTATcaccaatttatcaaaataataataataataataataataaaatcttatCACATCATAAATGAgatccataatatatatttaattaatttggcaCAAGTTTATtccacaaaaatattaaaataaacatttcccaccaaattttattaaaaaaagagtgATACACAGTAGTACCCAATTTATTTGGTACTATTTCAGGGTACAAGTCACTCATTCATACTTATACGGTTGCTAATGGTGGATTATTTTTCATGCATACGCATAGAAGGTAATAGTATATTTGCATTCTTAATATAGGGGTTAATGTTTGGACTGTATCCATTCACAACATCATAGTACCTGGACCATAACATCACACCCCCATACTTTGGCGCATTTTGTATCTCCGGAAGAACTTGATTGATCAGCACATCAGGCGGCATGTACCCGCTTCCAGCAGCAGCGGAGGACGCCGGTAATCCCATAAACAGCTTCTCTTTAGCCTTAAGCGACGTAGCCCAATCATTGTTCCATGAATTTAAAAGCTTACTTACATCACCATCATTACTACTATACTGACACGGAGGATTGTTATAGAACTGAACCCAAATAAAGTCGAAAAGCCACGTCCTAATGGCTGCATCAAGATAATAATCAGGATAGAAACACTGAGGAGCTGCTGCCAAATAGTAGGTTTTTGTTGTTTGCTGGTCATATAATTCCTTCAAGGAACGTGCAAGATCGTCATAATATAGGTTGGATCCACCCTCGATGTCGAAATCTACGCCGTCCAAAACAGCATCTCCAAAAGGGCGTACAGCAGATGGGTCGGTACCACCCAGATAGGAATTCCATATTTGGTTTGCAACATTTTTGGCATCATCAGCAGATGTTAGATAATAGCTTCCAACAGCTCCGCCGATGGAGAGGAGGACCTTAATGCCCTTGCTCTGACAAGTCTTTATTTCTGGCCCAAATTTGATGCAAGTATTCGACGTTGGGTCACAGTGGCCTGCAAGGTTGAGTACCAGGTCTCGGCCACCGCCAAATTGGATAAGAAAGGCAATGTTTACGTAAGCATAGAGGTCAGTATTGCATGCTTCGGCAAGAGTTCCTTCATAGCCGTTTTGACCCCAGTAGATGGATATGCCACCTTCACCAGCCTCAGAGATTTGGATTAAGGCCGAGGATAGGATCAGGCAAGCCAGTAGAAGAAGTTTGGCTGGAAGAGCCATTTTTTTACTACAAATATTATCAATATGTGAATCAAATGGATGGTATGCCATTTGCCAAGGGTTGGCGTCCATTTTATAGTGAGGTGTCGAGTGcaaaattgtaatattattgaattataGTTCTCATTTAGTAGCCATCCTGGTGGATCCATGGATGTGGAGATTTGAGAAAGGCTGCAAAGAGACGAATAAAACACATGCTTAAATCGTTGGAATTCTTTATTGTTTATGACACAGAAAAGTAGTCGTCCTTTTTCTTTCAGAATTTCATTAGTGGTCCTTCATTATTGTACAATCACCTACCACCTTTAAAAGCATATACTTTTATGTTTATTACTTACCCTATAactggaaggaaaaaaaatacccCATAAGCATTTTTGCGTAAGTGTCATGATTATCCATtccactttttctttctttcttttttttttttttttcaatttttcttacagaagaaataaatttattctacagatttataattatatctataatattattcttatttcttACACATACTAAAAGCAATAAAATTGGCAATTGATAGTGAAAATTTAGCAACAAGGAAGTTAAAAAAGagtatgacatatatatatacacatcctAAGAGCATCCCTAAGGGACTctttatatgtttaatttgaaAAGCTAATATGTAAAATCATCTTCCAAcccattttgtaattttaactttttaaaatacagaGTGGGTTTTGGAGTGCCAAAAATATTCTTCATTATTTAATGATAATCAAATTCCCAGACAACCATAACATATTTTACTtgctaaaaaaaccaaaaaaactaagagaaataaacataataataaatatttattgaaaaaaaaaataaaaagtgaaaataaaaagtgttgttgaagaaaattttaaagCTTAActctttaaacataaaaatgCTTTCTATTTGACAAAAGATGCTCTTTATTTTCAGAGAATCCCTTGGAGATGCTCTAAGATAGTGTTGTTAGACCCTCCATGTCAGCTTATgaaggtaaaaaataaataaataaataaaaagagtcaCATGCATAGTTTGTTAGTTACAGCTGTTAGCCTAGACACGTGAATAGTTTTGCTATAACTGTAATTTTTCAGAATAGGCATGTATGGCGGTTGAGTGCTATAAATATATGTCCTGTACTAGCTTATGTTGCAAGCAGAAACATTAATACagaaaatgatttttctttcttatttttcttccttcttcttctctttgttttttctgtAGTTCTGTTATCGTATCAGAGCTAGAGATTCAAGAGATTTTGGGCTCAAAAAACTCAATAATTTtacctaaattaaaaaaacaaatataaaaatccagaaaaaaaaaatccaaaagagaAGGATCTACATTTGAGAACAagtgttagaaaaaaatataaatgaaataaaaatttatctttcattaatttaagttttttgaaTAAATGGTATTTCAACATATAGAAATCAAGTTCTTGATAtcaaaattaatgttaaaattttcttttttaatgctTGAATCACATAGTTTAATAATGGATGAATGCACGTttcttaaaattgaaacacattgtttaattttttagaacATAAAGCATCAATTTGTGGTCATTccattattcacccaaaaaaaaaaaaaaaaaaattggtggtcATTTCACTGTAAAAACTCCAGACTGGTTTGCTTTGCTTTCTATTGTACCAActccaataattttttttttaacagtacCTCAATTTCATTAACAAGCAACAGAGATACAGCCAGCAAATCAATGGATAGGATCCAGGCCGTCAGGACTATCCTCCAACATAGTTTCAAACACATTCAAAGACAAGCATGACAGCTTTATTCGCTATTACTGGTGCAAAAGTGCAACTAAATTGAGGATTAGCGAACAAgacatgcttaacctcatctaGAATAAAACATTAACTTACTCATGAGAAAACAACGACTATAACTCACAGGATGGCTGAATTACGTaatgttaccaaaaaaaaaaaaaaaaaaaaaaaaaagagctggATTAGGTACTGAATTTgcgattaaaatatatataagcaaaTTTTTCTTCCATACATTTGCACTTCTAATTTCTTTTGGATTTCACCTTCAGGTTAATTCCAGCAGATAATTTATCAAGaataaaaagtataataataataattaaaaaaaatccttagagatatatatatatatgaagtgtGCCTCAAGAACTACCAGTTGATCTGATAAcgtaacaaaattaaaatctaaacctTGGGTTTCATACAAGGATATAATCGCTCCCTCTTGCTGCGGGCTAGAATGTTATGTGGAACCATATCTTaggatatttattataataataaaaaaaataaaaaataaaaagagctaTAAGCACAGTTTATCTACCAACAGAAACAGTGCcgagttattattttatgaataatgCCAAGGGTATCAAGTGTACAAATGTTATCGTCTTATcatttaacatattaatataatctagttgtgaataaataaatatttgaaaaaaatatgtataataaaaataaggatCCATTTGATATAGCTGATGGAAATAGAGATTTGGTTTGTAgagatttatataataaatttttttgaaaaagaatttttattaaaaagttaataagtgttttgttgtaaataaaaaaattatatttaatgtttaataagctgtattaaatgcttgttaaatttccatataaaataaaaaaaaaatatttttagaaaagctcaaaatttgggcttttttaaaacaacttaaaaaaacttattttttttatcaaaaagtatttattgatttttaccaaaaacctttattttttgataaaagagcTTTTGGCCTTTAAgtatagtttttaaattaaaaaaaaaaaaactctgccaAACAGAACCTAAATCAATCATGTACATTTGGCATATTAGGTAGACTATttaacaattttagcattattcatatacatatatagatatatatttgaaaatagtcACAACTTCCTTAAGCAATGATCAAAGTTCGAATTCTGACATCTTCAATATCATATTTGATTAgcaaaattaatatatcttttttttttaaaatgctaatgtaatttttttatttgataaaagaatttaatataACTTAATTATAGATTGTTGACataattttatatgcatattaaaCTCActaatattaacttaaatattttAGAAACTATGATAATTTAACAGGGATAAGTGGTTTTTGCAAGGAAAGTTTAGCggcataattatttaattagagTTTGAAAATTGATAACCATAATTATGTCACTATATCattactctttttttattaacttttttcttcTCTATATAATTTGTCTATTAGTTCAGGAAATTggtaatagaaatatatatagtagttaaggaaattgataataaatctATTAGGTTGtcgtaataattaataaataaatcgataagtattttataaaaaattcttcaTACTAATTCATTTGTTAGTTGACACAAATCGAACTCATATTTATTAGGAAGATTTTGTCGATTATGGATTTTTGtggaagttttaaaaataaaagtgagaGGAAAAATCTGGATTATGCATTGAATTAGTCGCCaatagatgatttttttttttttttttttttgtaaatatgtgAATATAGATCTCTAAAGATTTAGATGAGGAAAGGATCTAGACTTAATGAAACGGAACAcaaccaaattaattaattctaggGTAGAGTTGACGAGAAGGAACACAACTAAAACAAGGCCATAAATGGAGTTGGACGGCATTGGTGGTCCTCCAGTGATGTGGGGGATCGATGGATATGGAGATGAGATAGGCCACAAGGATCACAAATTCGAACACATGCTTATTGATTCGTTGGAGTTGATAATACATATAACAAAAGCAGTGGTTCTTAATTTTGTATGTATATTTGATATCTCAACAGCAAACCGTACTGGGATTGGagttatatttttctctaatatcCCCTTCTATACGTGGGCAtagactttatttatttatttatttattcatttttcttatctttatatgtatttttatatttttggataaagttgttagaattttgaaattaagtTCTTAAAAATTTTTTGCTAAGATGTAGAATTaccatttcaccaaaaaaaaaaaaaaaaaaaaaaagaaataaccaaATGACAAAGATCCACTCATctaatctttatcaaatttttcatGGGTTTTTTTTTCCGAATATTTTTAAGTATCTTTTGGCAAGTAACGTTAACAAATGGTTATTTTCTATTAAGTCCATATTATTAACACAGCAGACAAAAATttgatgcctttttttttttttttttttttggctactaGAAGGATTAATATTTGTTCAAACATAAAGTTTACACATTGTGAAATGATTAAAAAAGTaaggaaatttatttttgaaaataataaaaaaaagttatgtaCAAATACTAGATTGGACAAATTTCATTTAGaccttttaatttttccatatctaCACTTTGAcctatatttttgtaatattatcattaattttccttttaagtttttatatctatcaaaataaattcactttGTTAATTTGTATTAGTTAACTTCaacaattaaaaaccaaaaaaaagattaaaaatcaaCATTATATGAATGAATAATGTTGTGAGAATACAATTTTGGTCTTAAGTTTATGTTGGTATTACTGTAGCTTTTAAGAAATTCAACTTTAGCTATTTTGTAGAAAGAATTAATTAAGTATCtggtaaaatattatttaataattgttgtACAACTCAATTTTTGAGTATTTgatcataatatttaattgttgttctggtatataatatctaaaaagtacattatttattatcatttctttacttattattattattattactgttaccATATGTAACACacattactaaatatttaacaaaaattttcatagTAAATGttgatcaaaaaagaaaaactacagtaattaattgaaaaaaccacaaaagaaagaataaaaaaaattgatcatatTTATTACTCGTGATCAACggcgaaagaaaaaaaagaaaaaaagaaagagaatggAATATTTGGTAAATTCAATATTAGAAATTTTTAACGTTGTTtagtaaaatacaaatatatctaGGATAGAAGAATATTATCATCTTAATGAGGATTAAATTtggtaatttaattataaacatTCAAAGAAGTTAAAATCAGaatctccaaaattagtttttcGCTACTTCTCAAAAACAGAggctacaaaatatatattcttataaaatcataatttttaaaatttatcaaacatttaAGGTAGCTTTGGattctttaataattaattttagagCTTCATAATCAATCTGAAATGGAACCTTAAACTATCAAGGAAATAATCCACATGACTTCCATGAGTTTTGCCGTGATTCA
Proteins encoded:
- the LOC107414534 gene encoding acidic endochitinase-like — protein: MAYHPFDSHIDNICSKKMALPAKLLLLACLILSSALIQISEAGEGGISIYWGQNGYEGTLAEACNTDLYAYVNIAFLIQFGGGRDLVLNLAGHCDPTSNTCIKFGPEIKTCQSKGIKVLLSIGGAVGSYYLTSADDAKNVANQIWNSYLGGTDPSAVRPFGDAVLDGVDFDIEGGSNLYYDDLARSLKELYDQQTTKTYYLAAAPQCFYPDYYLDAAIRTWLFDFIWVQFYNNPPCQYSSNDGDVSKLLNSWNNDWATSLKAKEKLFMGLPASSAAAGSGYMPPDVLINQVLPEIQNAPKYGGVMLWSRYYDVVNGYSPNINPYIKNANILLPSMRMHEK